A stretch of Buteo buteo chromosome 9, bButBut1.hap1.1, whole genome shotgun sequence DNA encodes these proteins:
- the LOC142034995 gene encoding feather keratin Cos1-1/Cos1-3/Cos2-1, which produces MATCAHQQGWRVVLGQVHLQPQVMSCCDQCQPCQPCGPTPLANSCNEPCVRQCQNSTVVIEPSPVVVTLPGPILSSFPQNTVVGSSTSAAVGSILSCDGVPINSGCCDLSCITSRYCGRRCPPC; this is translated from the exons ATGGCGACGTGTGCCCATCAACAGGGATGGAGAGTGGTCCTGGGGCAG gtgcaCCTCCAGCCCCAAGTCATGTCCTGCTGTGaccagtgccagccctgccagccctgtggcCCGACCCCGCTGGCCAACAGCTGCAAtgagccctgtgtcaggcagtgccagaaCTCCACTGTCGTCATTGAGCCCTCTcccgtggtggtgaccctgcccggccccatcctcagctccttcccgcagAACACCGTTGTGGGCTCCTCCACCTCCGCTGCCgttggcagcatcctcagctgtGATGGAGTGCCCATCAACTCTGGTTGCTGTGACCTCTCCTGCATCACCAGCCGctactgtggcagaaggtgccCCCCCTGCTAA
- the LOC142034588 gene encoding feather keratin Cos2-3-like produces the protein MELVQVIRGLKELANEVHLQPHDMSCYNQCLPCRPCGPTPLANSCNEPCVRQCQNSTVIIEPPAVVVTLPGPILSSFPQNTVVGSSTSAAVGRILSCDGVPINSGCCDLSGISRRY, from the exons atggaacttgtGCAAGTGATTAGGGGGTTGAAAgagttggctaatgag GTGCACCTCCAGCCCCACGACATGTCCTGCTACAACCAGTGCCTGCCATGCCGGCCCTGTGGCCCAACCCCGCTGgccaacagctgcaacgagccctgtgtcaggcagtgccagaaCTCCACCGTCATCATTGAGCCCCCGgctgtggtggtgaccctgcccggccccatcctcagctccttcccacaGAACACCGTTGTGGGCTCCTCCACCTCCGCTGCTGTTGGCAGGATCCTCAGCTGTGATGGAGTGCCAATCAACTCTGGGTGCTGTGACCTCTCTGGCATTTCCAGACGCTACTAG